One genomic region from Diabrotica undecimpunctata isolate CICGRU chromosome 9, icDiaUnde3, whole genome shotgun sequence encodes:
- the LOC140451385 gene encoding zinc finger Y-chromosomal protein 1-like isoform X3 codes for MADTDEKEIFPEVEVEVKVEEEDFVFDNVPSPPRKTRFSDSPFGQVTIKEEEDGEESFDDNSDEEYTPPGYKKKKGRLPKEKPPPKERVKRQEHKVWTCRRCLEEFISRRELTDHTKMYHPEENKDVHTYKFDEEQDIYTCSTCSAEYQSKKEVEEHISKIHEEFYTCEVCKHTSTKAYNFAVHMQIHSAEAMYTCPLCSYNTPRRTCLQTHINRVHYHKFYYTCSTCGKGFNDSVIFKEHNNEHLGIKPFICVVCNKCFVYSRYMLIHQTRYHTVHIEGTLHKTQCSICLKVFSKIATLLKHITTKHNANPADKVEKRHLCDMCGKGFGTSDKLKIHYRIHTGDKPFGCHYCEKRFTKKDYLIMHERVHTGEKPYPCEYCGKCFNQAASLRIHVRGHTGERPYICQLCNGGYISRGSLNLHLKICTGMAVM; via the coding sequence GATTTTTCCGGAAGTGGAAGTTGAAGTAAAAGTAGAGGAGGAAGATTTTGTCTTCGACAACGTTCCCTCTCCTCCTAGAAAAACACGATTCAGCGATTCCCCGTTTGGGCAAGTGACGATCAAAGAAGAGGAAGATGGCGAAGAATCCTTCGATGACAACAGCGATGAAGAATATACACCTCCaggatataaaaagaaaaaaggtaGACTTCCTAAAGAAAAACCACCGCCAAAAGAAAGAGTTAAAAGACAAGAACATAAAGTTTGGACGTGTAGGAGATGTCTGGAGGAGTTTATTTCCAGGCGGGAGCTGACCGATCATACGAAAATGTACCACCCTGAAGAAAACAAAGATGTACATACCTATAAATTCGACGAAGAGCAAGACATTTACACTTGTTCTACATGTTCAGCAGAGTACCAAAGTAAAAAAGAAGTGGAAGAGCATATTTCAAAAATCCACGAAGAATTCTATACGTGCGAAGTGTGCAAGCATACGTCTACAAAAGCGTATAACTTTGCTGTTCATATGCAGATTCACAGTGCTGAAGCTATGTATACTTGCCCGTTATGCAGCTATAATACACCTAGAAGAACATGTTTACAAACTCATATAAACAGGGTCCACTATCATAAGTTTTATTACACTTGTTCGACCTGCGGGAAAGGTTTCAATGACTCAGTCATCTTCAAAGAACACAACAACGAACATCTAGGAATTAAGCCTTTCATCTGCGTAGTTTGCAATAAGTGCTTTGTTTATTCTAGGTACATGCTTATCCATCAAACAAGGTACCATACGGTGCACATAGAAGGTACGTTACACAAAACTCAGTGCAGCATATGCTTGAAGGTCTTTAGTAAAATAGCCACGCTTTTGAAACACATCACGACTAAACATAACGCAAATCCAGCAGATAAGGTAGAAAAACGTCATCTTTGTGATATGTGCGGTAAAGGTTTCGGTACATCAGATAAACTTAAAATCCATTATAGAATACACACCGGAGACAAGCCCTTTGGTTGCCATTACTGCGAAAAGAGATTCACCAAAAAAGACTATCTCATAATGCACGAACGGGTTCACACAGGTGAGAAACCGTATCCGTGCGAGTACTGTGGCAAATGTTTCAATCAAGCAGCTTCTTTAAGGATTCACGTAAGGGGACATACTGGAGAGAGACCGTATATCTGCCAGTTATGTAACGGGGGGTATATTTCAAGAGGATCTCtcaatttacatttaaaaatttgtactggtaTGGCTGTCATGTAA
- the LOC140451385 gene encoding zinc finger protein 711-like isoform X2, whose protein sequence is MADTDEKENSLESNTEEIIVVVYDDCQTSVNEDNWSYLDDALLPTNPEEIIDPEILLINFDDENLEDDDAQKPTEWGDHTPEVYSESYPDESVDSQQEEQQDCEVNVLEEYKEYEEGEFDQPVENIYIDGDILYTEKINKSERESSASELALCSVCGKRVKTRSMSKHMAFHGKQSCDICSKSFKTFEEFEKHKLEHLENDHPCTRCNLKFNSTLEYVYHCYKHDNVYNCVICSFTTRNKSSIKGHILRHEKKYTHYCDICGKGFLGRTLLDSHKELHLDIKRYSCEICDKKFAVKRYLQSHINLNHRKELYGDDQLFQCEICGREFTFLKSLLRHQSIIHHIGEDRTVECPICHKIIANPYNLKIHMRIHTGEKNYCCDLCGKAFSAHKYWKRHRQHHEMQNSKDPDDIEKIDDLVDFSALSEIDDLEIDHVDFIMDIEQLD, encoded by the coding sequence GAACAGTTTAGAATCAAACACGGAAGAAATTATAGTAGTTGTATATGACGATTGTCAAACTAGTGTCAATGAAGATAATTGGTCTTATCTAGACGATGCACTTTTACCAACGAATCCTGAAGAAATAATCGATCctgaaattttattaataaattttgatGATGAAAATCTTGAAGACGATGATGCTCAAAAGCCAACTGAATGGGGGGATCATACTCCAGAAGTATATAGTGAGTCGTACCCTGACGAATCTGTTGACTCTCAACAGGAAGAACAGCAGGACTGTGAAGTGAATGTTCTAGAAGAATATAAGGAATATGAAGAAGGCGAATTTGACCAGCCGGTAGAAAATATTTATATCGACGGAGATATATTATatacagaaaaaattaataaatcagaACGTGAAAGTTCTGCTTCTGAACTGGCTCTGTGCAGTGTTTGTGGTAAACGCGTAAAAACTAGAAGTATGTCCAAACACATGGCCTTTCATGGTAAACAAAGTTGTGATATTTGCTCAAAATCGTTCAAAACTTTCGAAGAATTCGAAAAGCACAAACTCGAGCATTTGGAAAATGATCACCCGTGTACGAGATGCAACTTAAAGTTCAATAGTACTCTAGAATATGTCTATCATTGTTATAAACACGACAATGTATACAATTGTGTAATATGTTCGTTTACCACTCGTAATAAGTCTTCTATTAAGGGGCACATTCTGCGCCACGAAAAGAAGTACACACATTACTGTGATATTTGCGGAAAGGGATTTTTGGGCAGAACCTTGCTGGATTCCCACAAAGAATTACATCTGGATATAAAGAGGTACAGCTGTGAGATATGCGACAAAAAGTTCGCCGTGAAGAGATACCTTCAATCACATATAAACCTTAATCATCGAAAAGAACTCTACGGCGACGACCAGCTCTTTCAGTGCGAAATTTGCGGCAGAGAGTTCACTTTTTTGAAGAGCTTGCTTCGCCACCAAAGCATCATCCATCACATCGGCGAAGATCGTACCGTGGAATGCCCTATCTGCCACAAGATAATTGCCAACCCCTATAATCTTAAAATACACATGAGGATTCACACAGGAGAGAAAAATTACTGTTGTGATCTTTGCGGTAAAGCTTTTTCGGCACACAAATACTGGAAAAGGCACAGGCAACACCACGAGATGCAAAATTCCAAAGATCCAGACGATATTGAAAAGATCGATGATTTAGTTGATTTCAGCGCTCTTTCAGAAATTGACGATTTGGAAATAGACCATGTCGACTTTATAATGGACATTGAACAGTTAGACTAA